The genomic window TCACGTTACAGAACGGGAGCTACACTCAGCTTTGAACTGATAGTTTTTGTCTGTATGAATTGACTCTTCAGAATTGTAATGTCATCCCTAGATCAACGTGAGATCGTCATGacacacctatctcgaaaactaagcgtcgtACGAGaacagcgcccttccattaataTTTTTCCGAGAAGATGGAGTGTCAGCATAATACGAAGATTGGAAACCCCTTAGACTTGCGTGGCTTTACCAAAACATTCATGtacttaaaaatgtttttaagtTGTGGACTTATTTATTGTTCATATCTCCGTATCTCAGAATTTTACAAAGTCAAAATGTACACACAAGAATCAAGCTGCGACTTGATTTCTACTTACAGATGAACGAAAAATCTCAGTTTTGAAAATAAATGGACCTACTCTATTTTTTCAGCACACGGCAGATACGCGTGTGTGCGTTTCGAttttatttagtgtgtgtgtgtgtgtgtgtgtgtgtgtgtgtgtgtgcagtcttTAATATACGTTTTCATCTAtacactgtattttttttgacaGGTTGGATGATTAGGCCCTATTAAAACCTTTATTCTTTCAAATAAAGTTAGAGTgctatctgtctctgtttcttggACAAAAAAAGCCAACttgaacagacagacggagttTGAACATGAAGCTGAATAAAAAGAGATGTTTTCAAGAACATTAATTCTGTGAATCAAGTGGGCAGATGTTTTGAAATATTTAAAGTTTTGCGAGGTAGAGAGCCAGCACATGAATGCTAGTCTGTACTGATTTCCATGCTTTTCGGCTGTTCATGTGTTCAAAGAAATGCACAAGAATTTGGTAATGCGTGTGTCCTTGTTTGTCATGTTTCAGAATAAAGACAAGAATGGGAAATTCAGGCCAAAATCTAACAAATGTACAgggaaagagacaaagagaaacacCAGGAAGGCGAGAACCACCTTTAAAAAGAAACGCAGCAGATAAAAGAAGTGGCAAATTGCCAATGGTATTGATCAATGTTAAATCCATACGAGTATTTGTGAAATGCTTGCTATTCAGATTCCTATTCATAATGGGCATGTGCTTTTTGTTCAAGCTTTCGCTTTTGTGGTTGTTTTAGATGTTTGTTCCATTTGATGATTTGTGGTTGTTGACTCTTGCCaggtttttgttatatttagtcaagttttgactaaatattttaacatcgagggggaatcgaaacgagggtcgtggtgtatgtgcgtgtgtgtgtgtgtgtgtgcgtgtgcgtgtgtgtgtagagcgattcagactaaaatactggaccgatctttatgaaatttgacatgagagttcctgggtatgaaatccccgaacgtttttttcatttttttgataaatgtctttgatgacgtcatatccggcttttcgtgaaagttgaggctgcactgtcacgccctcatttttcaaccaaattggttgaaattttggtcaagtactcttcgacgaagcccggggttcggtattgcatttcagcttggtggcttaaaaattaattaatgactttggtcattaaaaatctgaaaattgtaaaaaaaaataaaaatttataaaacgatccaaatttacgtttatcttattctccatcatttgctgattccaaaaacatataaatatgttatattcggattaaaaacaagctctgaaaattaaatatataaaaattattatcaaattttttttttcgaaatcaatttaaaaacactttcatcttattccttgtcggttcctgattccaaaaatatatagatatgatatgtttggattaaaaacacgctcagaaagttaaaacgaagagaggtacagaaaagcgtgctatccttctcagcgcaacgaataccccgctcttcttgtcaattccactttcactgcctttgccacgggcggtggagtgacgatgctacgagtatacggtcttgctgcgttgcgttgcgttcagtttcattctgtgagttcgacagctacttgactaaatattgtattttcgccttacgcgacttgttccctTTGTAACAgcactaacacgcacacacactcactcaaagCATACACATTTTATATGTATACACTCAAAATTTACATGTAGCCTTAATTGTCtggattttttctctccagtTTCAATTTATTTCTCCTTACTCATTCATACTACAGATGGCATTTTTTGCAACTTCTGACTACAACCTTAATAATCTCAGTCACTTTGGCCACATGGAAAGCATAAAAGAGAGGGtctgcacgtgtgtgtgtgtgagtgtgtgtgtgcatattggTCTGTCCTTTTTTCCCAAATTTATTTGAAGATGAATATGTAACAACTTCTAAACTGCAGCATCCCCAAGACTCGTGAACAAATGCTTTAGATACTGCTGCAAGCATCAGAGACAATCGAATTGTTACATTTGGTATTGAGtcttgcaaaaaacaaaaacttgttGACAAACTCCTGAACAACTTATAATTATATTCTCCCTAAATACCTACTGGGATTGTTATCCTTTAACAAGAAGCTAACACATCAAGTTCGTCATCACAAAACATTTATTATGTACACATCTTTGTATTTGAACATTGCATAACTAGTTAAGATATGGACAGAAGGAATGAATAGACAATGAAACATAAATAATAACAAATCGGCAAACTCAACTGTGACAAAACAGTTACAAAactttgataaaaaaaacaaaagcttGTAGGACTCACCTTTTCTCATGTATTACAGTGGAATCCCTTTTTAAGATACCCCCTCCTCCCCATtgtagactccctcccttttaattccccttttttctgattttttttagtCCCATACATTTTAAAGCTCCTTCCGTTAGTGCAGAATATAGGATAAACATAATACTATGCTTTAAAAACCTTGTTACAAGTTGTATAGTTGTTCATTAAAACCAATCAAAACATATCTGACATATCTACCTCAGCAGTTTATTTTATATTGTTTCTACCTTATTACTTAAGTGTTATTTACACATTTCTCAAAACATTTTTAACATTCAttgcagtttgtttttttaacccaaGTCAAAGAGAATAAAAgtctttcagtttcattcaTTTTATTACTTCCTGTTTTTTTCACCGAGTCTGGGAGACTGTTTCTGCACTACTGTTTGGTGTACGTTTCAAACGCTTCTAACTTTTAAGTTACTTTCCTTCATTAAACCTAACTTTAACCCAAATGAACGCCTTGTTACAAGGCATATCTCATTGGCTTTTTGTCAAATATACAGTTGCAGAAATCTGTGAAAACTCGGATAGCCACTGCAAAAATAATATGAACAAACAATGCAGCAAAGAAAAGGAGCAAGCCAACAATAACATGGTGAACAGTGAAAGAACTTTTGATTTCAACCAACAGCCCAGCTGAGTCACAAACAGTCAAACTTAGTCTTTGCATTATTTCAATTGTGGATGCAGTAAATAAATTATAATCTTTTTCTACACCTGGATGTCAAACAAACGTACATTTCCAACAACTGTTTGACATGATGGCCCTGCTTCAGTGTTTATATGATGATCACAAAACACTGTAGTCATTTTTCCACAACTATACTAATGTAGCAGATCATTCAAAGTTTACACACTACACTGGGCAGGAACATTTTAAGAAAGTACATGATAACACCAAACAAAGTTGCAACAATTTGATGAGTGTCTTCTGACAAATAGGAACATGAAGGAATTAATGAGCATTTTTGAAGTCTGCATCTGCATAAAACGTGATTGATCAAACTTCTTAGCACCAAGCTTTGCTTTCAGTCTGCATAAAGGATAGTATCAACCGAACAGTAACAAATgattaaagcctgtccttaacttggcgaagtcgactacgtgaAGATACTGcgtgaagctggccgcacaaagctttaACACTGAGTTTTCTGTAAAaggacttcgcaaagtcttcaTGAACTGATGAAGTccacttcgggctcaattaaggacaggcttaaactgaaggaataaaacaaaactgattGACAAGAGTTAATACTGCAACAGAACATGAGCACCAACCGACAGACTCCCACCCACACCTGCAGACGGACACAGAGTTCACAATATCAGCGCCTTCGCTTGGGCTTTGGTCTTCTCCTGGCCGCGGCAGGGGGAGTGGTGGTCTTGGTGATGGACCTGGACGTAGAGTTTGAGGAGGGTGAAGTGTGTTTGGCACGAGCTGGAGTGTTGCTCGGCTTGCGTTGGATCATCAGGTTGTCGTTGACAAGTTCTGCCAGGTGACCCTGTTCAGCCAGCATGGTCAAGAAAGTGGTGATGAAGTCATCATAGTTGTGGGTGCGCCTGCAGTCATCAATCTGAAAAAGACAGGCGAATTCAAAATTCTTAGAAAAAGAATGGCAATAAACTTTTAACTCATTTTGGACAGAATACAAGTTGATTCACAATGCATTTACACAGCATAGAAACAAATGTTGACATCAAGCAGATAAACATAATCATTATCTCAATTATCATGCTCAGTTTCAAATTAATAGGTGCCAAAGTATAGATGCATTATCACTGTTTGTTGCATTACTACTTTGTACATTTATACACCACTCCTTCTCCCATGTAAATGAaggtggggtgggaggggggaggatgaTCGTGGTGTGtatgtaccgtatttgacggactacaaaccgcgactttaaaaaaaaaaaaatcgcattgcggcttataaaaagatgcggctaaaacgttacctaaacttgaatagcattcacctaatggaagtcgccgcagattttcatttcgctcgattagcgattaccggtactttattagctctctactcaagactcggcgcttttctctttctttcgcgaatcttcgtttgtgaacaagtcgtcgtgacaagatagcgtacagagaaacaccggatgtatcaggatctcgcgcgcgcaagatttcggttttttgtgtctcgcgatagttggaggagcgagagccgccatgttgtgttttcgtctgctcaaaatgtgcgcaaaagtcgtaaatcatcccaaaaaagcttattccgggcgggactacatgtgtgtgttggttacaaattgtgtgtgtgatatttttcttcaaactttttcacttttcttctttgtttcacttgtttattctcggagccgatttcgccaaataacGGCCGTattttcgtttgcctggttgttttgattgattgacacgatctgattatatttttttcaacggcggctaatatagtgacgcggcctatacgtggctcgtcccaattttttttttaaaagtcgggggtgcggcttataaaacggtgtgtcttgtaatccgtcaaatacggtaaagCTTTTACTCTGTCTGCGGAGTAGCTGCCATCGGAAATGATCAGGCAAAAATATTCTGTCAATGGCAGTCTATACTTGTAACTTTTCTACAAACCCAGCAGTCCATGAACACTTCCACAGACAAACCGCAATGGTTCtaaaacataaaagttcaaaaCAATGCCAGAAAACACGATGATTATAAAGCCTTATATTGCTAACCCTGCTATATTTCCCTGATGTCCTCTTTTCCAACTTTTGTCCTGCAAGGTGATAAAAACAGACTTACCTTGTACTTTTTCCTCTTCTCTATCTCCTCCTTCAGGTTGGCTTCACACAGCTCAATCTCATTCTCCACATTCTTCAGCAACTCAAGCAGGTTCTGTCAAACAATATTAGTTATTACACACTTGCATTGCCACATGCAAAACCTTTCAGGTATCTTCTTGCCCACATAGACGGATATTTTGTAAATCACAACAGATCTGTCTAGCTTTATCCcatcagacatgggattcagaaaaagtgataattaaggaaaaaaaaagtgggggtctgggggccgcagaaggcccccagtagggtccaggggcaacgcccctggtcgggatctgggggcaaagcccccagaagctgaaggtttttagtattttagacacacaaaaatggccctgaaatgcatatttcagcttaatcatagcccccccccccctccctttctcttccttcccatgtttctcaaattaattttacgctaagactcaaaataaggaggagaaagagagagagagagagagagagagagagagagagagagagagagagagagagagagagagagagagagagagagaggcggggatgggggggggtggtggtggcgtgtgacggtgtggtttcaatgttcttaccttgtcggtgccaaacgaccccagtgactgattacacgactgggttttcaggatagtcaggtgcttgttgcttttcaagtggcttttgagggcagtctttccattggaaccgtagttgataacattaacatcgttgcacaaagtgcactaagcttttcccggcaagttgattttagcaaaagcatcgccaactttcagtttcacgtcttgtgtcttctggcctttctcgtatttccagctcaatgatacaacttcatcgagccagtcgaatctccagagatttttcttgtacttctgctggtcaatttcccgggatagaacggtttcgtctcgctttagcttcctcatcattttggcaagtggctcgaagcgatgtaaaaatggcgccgaatcattctcatacggtatgctttagcttatactgaatccccgatagctacgttgaaacggtgactgtaggagacaaagacacagagcgcgttcccatacggatcgaccagcaacagtctgaccgttttaggaaccaaccgttcaagaatagtatggaatggagcgtcgcgatcagcggaccggccgaaaaacttgggtctttacctacatataccccaacattttctcagcggatttgcacgaatctcaagaatgatccctggagcctaaaaatttacggaattccgtaattttacggaagaatcccaaGTCTGATCCCATGTAAGCGTCTGGTGGTGTACATTATCTTTTACACTAGCAGGAAGGTCTCTTTAATTGCAACATTATCACAATTGTGTCCCAAAATGCCTCTTTTTAATTACGTTAAAAATGTCTGCACTTTATTTTTCGATTAATTTTGGGAATTAGcataatttgaaaaaaataaaaattattgcACGTAGTAAGAAAATGTCTaaactgcatgtgtgtgtgtgttttcaagcTTCAGATATTACCAACCAAATGGTATGATTACAATGCAGTTAGTACTCCACTCAACTCTATGTAATTTGTCTTAAATCTATCATTTTCGCAGCAGTTGCTGTTTGCTGTCTACACTACCTTCCGGCCTACATGGTATTCACTACACTGTGTGTACCATGTCAACACTAACACAATGATACTTGAAATAAAATTGTACACAAATATCAGACATTTGTAATGCTGAATCTATCAAAATTTCCATTACCTTGGGAGTAAATGCACCATGACTagatttgtgttttctttttctttcaccaCCATCTTTGTTGCACGACTCATCTCCTGAAAACAAAAGATATTGCAGTTACCATGGGCCCAGTTCATAATAAAGACAACCAAAAACATAAAACCTTAGTACTGTCTTCTTCCACTTTCAACAAAAGACCACATGCTCTAGATCACCTTGAATTCTATGTACTttaacatctatatatatatacgactagtgtctgtctgtctgtctgtctgtctgtctgttcgcgatgcacggccaaagttctcggtggatctttttcaaatttggacaccgtattcagctacaccccggacacctcatcgatgagatatttcaacatgtgctctcagcgcgcagcgctgtgagcgctgaaccgattttttgttgttgttgttgtcgggatccactaccagtaactcttccttatcttctccagtgttttcagccgcgattatctcccttcctccgtgtggcgtcaatccatattcccgttactatttttagaaggtcactgcacgttactatttttagaaggtctccagtgttttgcgcgtttatctcctttcctgcgtgcgccggcaaagccggcggcTGGGTCCCAGgcacagcctggtattcggctctacttcttcccggcgaagccggtacccggcgaagcgggtaatcatctagttactAATACAGAGAATGGTACAAACATTTTCATCCATTTATGTCACTTACTCGTAAATACAACACACATTGCTGTCACTTTATGATTACCATCACCATTGTTAAAGGCCaaaagaaaataatttttaGTTTCCAGTGACAAGGCCAACAAATGAGATAGATAGtttggtaattaaaattaatacattttttattttttaaagttgGAAAAAAAGTCTTGGAACTAGAaacctttttctctctccacctAATGGTGAGCAAACTATGGTTATATCATATCACTGTCAACACTAACCTTCCCCTTGTAAGTGAGGACTGCTCTGACTGCTGCCGGGAGAACTGAACCCGCTTCCCACTTCAGATGCTGTGTCTGTGCTCTCACTGCTTGGACCAGATGACGACGTCCCAATGAACTTGGTCTCGATGGTCAAGGGAGTGGTCACATCAGGTATAAACTCCCGCTTTATTTTTTCTACCACCAATGCTGTATCCCCGACCTCTGCTTTGTCCAGGCTGGAGACCTGCGAAGCCTCTGTGGAAGAGGAGTCGCTTTCTGTTTTCAAGGACAGAGTGTCTACAGAAGAAGCGCTTAGGCTTTTGTCATCGCTTTTACTGTCTTTGCCTTTGGCAGAGAGCACCATGCACTCCGGGATACTTGCTGGGCTGGATTCTTGTGACGACTGCTGCTGCAAGCTCTGGTCATCATGAAAGAATGTTACAATTAAATGTAGTAGAAGCACCCTTTCagatcccccaatttaagacttcctccttttaaataccctcctttctcagacgTTCTGTTCATGGCCTCTGACGGGCGCAgaggcgtggtggtaagacgtcggcctcttaattgggaggtcgtgagttcgaatcccagtcgctgccgcctgatgggttaagagtggagatttttccgatctcccaggtcaacttatgtgcagacctgctagtgacttaaaccccttcgtgtgtatacgcaagcacaagaccaagtgcgcacggaaaagatcctgtaatccatgtcagagttcggtgggttatagaaacacaaaaatacccagcatgcctcccccgaaatcggcgtatgctgcctgaatggcggggtaaaaacagtcatacacgtaaaaatccactcatgctaaaaacatgagtgaacatgggagtctgagcccatgaacgaagaagaagctTCTAAAAATGTACctgcattttaagactccctccctttcaaaACCTGATTTTATTTACACCTTTGAAGGTCATAAaatgggggtttcactgtacaaataaaatgtaGGTGGATTCTGTAGCAAATAAGAAACATCTTGTTTATAAGTCACTCAGAACCTCCTCGAGAGGtgtgcctgcacacacacacggacgcacatacacacacgtccACAAATAGATTCAAGGTCAATTGCTCCAAACACAATCCCTCGATAAATAACCACGTCCTCTATCTGATCAAGCAAATGGATATTTCAAATAAAACTAGAATCAACACTCTTGCAGGACAAACACACTACTACTGTGTGGACATGGCGTTCACAAGATAAGACACATGCACAATTaaattaaacaaacaatgaaaGTGCAAGCAGACAATAGCTATAGCCTCTACCTGCTGCATGGCCTCCAGGACAATCTTGTGATTAGTGCGTAACGTTGACAACTTCTGCTCATACAACTGGCGCTTGTCTGGGACCACCACCATCAAGTTGAAGTGGATGTCATGGTATGGCTCCCTGTGAACAAATCATTATGTAtaaacaagagagaaagagagagagagagagagagagagagagagagagagagagagagagagagagagagagagagagagagagagagagagagagagagagagagagagagagagaaagaacgtct from Littorina saxatilis isolate snail1 linkage group LG4, US_GU_Lsax_2.0, whole genome shotgun sequence includes these protein-coding regions:
- the LOC138964856 gene encoding ubiquitin carboxyl-terminal hydrolase calypso-like; this encodes MVYPPFLLKMNKGWLELESDPGLFTLLLEDFGVKGVQVEEIYDLTKSMEGPVYGFIFLFRWIEERRSRRKANPEVDSFVTDDDAVNSIFFAQQIIPNSCATHALLSVLLNSNKVHLGDTLTRVKDFTKHMNPEDKGYAIGNMPDLARAHNSHARPEPKQLPEKQSGISTVRTMDSESFHFVSYVPINGHLFELDGLKPYPIDHGPWEKTEDWTEKFRRVITERLGIATSGEPYHDIHFNLMVVVPDKRQLYEQKLSTLRTNHKIVLEAMQQSLQQQSSQESSPASIPECMVLSAKGKDSKSDDKSLSASSVDTLSLKTESDSSSTEASQVSSLDKAEVGDTALVVEKIKREFIPDVTTPLTIETKFIGTSSSGPSSESTDTASEVGSGFSSPGSSQSSPHLQGEGDESCNKDGGERKRKHKSSHGAFTPKNLLELLKNVENEIELCEANLKEEIEKRKKYKIDDCRRTHNYDDFITTFLTMLAEQGHLAELVNDNLMIQRKPSNTPARAKHTSPSSNSTSRSITKTTTPPAAARRRPKPKRRR